One region of Hoeflea sp. 108 genomic DNA includes:
- the fliR gene encoding flagellar biosynthetic protein FliR yields MNASAQGLVLAAFLAFCRIGACFMLMPGLSSVRVPTHIRLFVAVAATGGLLVHLWDQIFPFVDARPGILMPMIASELLIGGLIGLMARLYILALMFMGNGVAMLIGFNSVGGHAIEENEPQGPLASIISIAALLLLFTLNFHHEIIRALVASYKVAPINLFFNPQAALVDVTDTLSESFMVVLRLGSPFIAYAILINLTIGFVNKLTPQIPVYFISLPFVVTGGLILVYFGIGTMLSLFADGFGDITLGR; encoded by the coding sequence ATGAATGCGTCAGCGCAAGGGCTCGTCCTTGCGGCCTTCCTCGCCTTCTGCCGCATCGGCGCCTGCTTCATGCTGATGCCCGGCCTGTCGAGCGTGCGCGTGCCCACCCACATCAGGCTGTTCGTCGCGGTTGCCGCGACCGGCGGCCTTTTGGTGCATCTGTGGGACCAGATCTTTCCCTTCGTCGACGCCCGTCCCGGCATCCTGATGCCGATGATCGCTTCCGAGCTCCTGATCGGCGGGCTGATCGGCCTGATGGCCAGGCTCTACATCCTGGCGCTGATGTTCATGGGAAACGGCGTCGCCATGCTGATCGGCTTCAACAGCGTCGGTGGCCACGCCATCGAGGAAAACGAGCCGCAAGGACCGCTCGCCTCGATCATCTCGATCGCGGCGCTGCTGCTGCTGTTCACCCTCAATTTCCACCACGAGATCATCCGGGCGCTCGTCGCCTCCTACAAGGTCGCCCCGATCAACCTGTTCTTCAATCCGCAGGCGGCCCTCGTCGACGTCACCGACACGCTGTCGGAAAGCTTCATGGTGGTGCTCAGGCTCGGCAGTCCGTTCATCGCCTATGCCATCCTGATCAACCTGACGATCGGCTTCGTCAACAAGCTGACGCCACAGATCCCGGTCTACTTCATCTCGCTGCCCTTCGTCGTCACCGGCGGCCTGATCCTGGTCTATTTCGGCATTGGCACCATGCTCAGCCTGTTCGCCGACGGCTTCGGCGACATCACCCTGGGGAGATAG
- the flgD gene encoding flagellar hook assembly protein FlgD, with amino-acid sequence MAIDYTTTLPVGTNTKTATDTKTAATKNQVDYNSFLKLLVAQMKNQDPTKPMDSTEYVAQLATFSQVEQSVQMNSRLDQILQGSALAQADAIIGKTVTSPDGKTTGVVAEVKLYKDGIVAVLKDGKQIVINPGVTIKDTPA; translated from the coding sequence ATGGCCATCGACTACACCACCACCCTTCCTGTCGGCACCAACACCAAGACCGCCACGGACACCAAGACGGCCGCGACCAAGAACCAGGTCGACTACAACTCGTTCCTCAAACTGCTCGTCGCGCAGATGAAGAACCAGGACCCGACCAAGCCGATGGACTCGACCGAGTATGTCGCCCAGCTCGCCACCTTCTCCCAGGTCGAGCAGTCGGTGCAGATGAACTCGCGCCTCGACCAGATCCTGCAGGGTTCCGCCCTCGCCCAGGCCGACGCCATCATTGGCAAGACCGTGACGTCGCCCGACGGCAAGACGACTGGCGTGGTCGCCGAGGTCAAGCTTTACAAGGACGGCATCGTCGCCGTGCTCAAGGACGGCAAGCAGATCGTCATCAATCCCGGCGTCACCATCAAGGACACGCCGGCGTGA
- the odc2 gene encoding ornithine/lysine decarboxylase, whose amino-acid sequence MATQRILDFLATRRPNGPCLVVDLDVVRDNFRAFEKALPESKIYYAVKANPAPEILRMLAGMGSSFDTASVAEIEMAMDAGAPAERISFGNTIKKERDIARAFELGIRLFAVDSVEEVEKVARAAPGARVFCRVLTDGEGAEWPLSRKFGCVPAMAVDVLRLAKSLGLDAYGVSFHVGSQQTDLTAWDRALADAKMVFAKLAEEGIMLGMVNMGGGFPTRYLKDVPAAQAYGQAIFEYLSKHFGNNIPETIIEPGRGMVGNAGVIKSEVVLISKKADNDNVRWVFLDIGKFGGLAETMDEAIRYPIVTARDADEKSPCVLAGPTCDSADVMYEKAPYPLPLSLTIGDEVLIEGTGAYTTTYSAVAFNGFEPLRSYVI is encoded by the coding sequence ATGGCCACTCAGCGCATCCTCGACTTCCTCGCCACCCGCCGTCCGAACGGCCCCTGCCTCGTCGTCGACCTCGATGTCGTGCGTGACAATTTCCGCGCCTTCGAGAAGGCCCTGCCTGAATCCAAGATCTACTATGCCGTGAAGGCAAACCCTGCGCCGGAAATCCTGCGCATGCTTGCCGGCATGGGCTCGTCCTTCGACACCGCTTCGGTGGCCGAGATCGAGATGGCCATGGATGCCGGCGCGCCGGCCGAGCGCATCTCGTTCGGCAACACCATCAAGAAGGAGCGCGACATCGCGCGTGCCTTCGAACTCGGCATCCGCCTGTTTGCCGTCGACAGCGTCGAAGAGGTCGAGAAAGTCGCCCGCGCCGCGCCCGGCGCCCGCGTGTTCTGCCGCGTTCTGACCGATGGTGAAGGTGCCGAATGGCCGCTGTCGCGCAAGTTCGGCTGCGTGCCGGCGATGGCTGTCGACGTGCTGCGCCTTGCCAAGTCGCTCGGGCTCGACGCCTATGGCGTGTCGTTCCACGTCGGCTCGCAGCAGACCGATCTGACCGCCTGGGACCGTGCGCTGGCCGACGCCAAGATGGTGTTCGCCAAGCTCGCCGAGGAAGGCATCATGCTCGGCATGGTCAACATGGGCGGCGGTTTCCCGACGCGCTACCTCAAGGACGTGCCCGCGGCCCAGGCCTATGGCCAGGCGATCTTCGAGTATCTGAGCAAGCACTTCGGCAACAACATCCCGGAGACGATCATCGAGCCGGGTCGCGGCATGGTCGGCAACGCCGGCGTCATCAAGTCGGAAGTCGTTCTGATCTCGAAGAAGGCCGACAACGACAATGTGCGCTGGGTGTTCCTCGACATCGGCAAGTTCGGCGGCCTCGCCGAGACGATGGACGAGGCGATCCGCTACCCGATCGTGACGGCCCGCGACGCGGATGAAAAGAGCCCTTGCGTGCTCGCCGGCCCGACCTGTGACTCGGCCGACGTCATGTACGAGAAGGCGCCGTATCCGCTGCCGCTGTCGCTGACCATCGGCGACGAGGTGCTGATCGAAGGCACCGGCGCCTACACGACCACCTACTCGGCGGTCGCCTTCAACGGCTTCGAGCCTCTCCGATCCTACGTGATCTGA
- a CDS encoding N-acetyltransferase, translating to MNIEDVTKTSPDIVIVAETIPDIAAREALLDRAMGPKRRKKSSEKLRRGRRPSEGLAFVARDEAGTVVGTVRLWDVRLGEGGQAALLLGPLAVDPMVKSAGIGSALMRHAVAEAARLGHHAVLLVGDAPYYARFGFTADKTGSLAMPGPYERERFLALELIAGTLDDARGVLKAAGRKVKSERTRLAA from the coding sequence ATGAACATCGAAGACGTCACCAAAACCTCGCCCGATATCGTGATCGTGGCTGAAACCATCCCAGACATCGCCGCGCGCGAAGCCCTGCTCGACCGGGCGATGGGCCCGAAGCGGCGCAAGAAGTCGTCGGAGAAGCTGCGGCGCGGCCGTCGACCGTCCGAGGGCCTTGCCTTCGTCGCACGCGACGAGGCGGGTACTGTGGTCGGCACCGTGCGCCTGTGGGACGTGCGCCTGGGCGAGGGCGGTCAGGCGGCGCTGCTGCTCGGCCCGCTGGCGGTCGATCCCATGGTCAAGAGCGCCGGCATCGGCTCGGCCTTGATGCGCCATGCGGTTGCCGAGGCCGCGCGGCTTGGCCATCATGCAGTGCTGCTGGTCGGCGATGCGCCCTATTATGCCCGCTTCGGCTTCACCGCCGACAAGACCGGCTCGCTCGCGATGCCGGGGCCCTACGAGCGCGAGCGCTTCCTGGCGCTCGAACTCATCGCAGGGACGCTCGACGATGCGAGAGGCGTCCTCAAGGCGGCCGGTCGCAAGGTCAAATCCGAGCGGACCCGCCTCGCTGCCTGA
- the flhA gene encoding flagellar biosynthesis protein FlhA codes for MAISETISGTGSATKSGRDVFFALGIIVILAVLFLPIPAFLIDIGLAFSIAISVLILMVALWIQRPLDFSSFPTVLLIATMLRLSLNIATTRMILSHGNEGTHAAGYVISGFSNLVMSGDFVIGLIVFLILIVVNFIVITKGATRIAEVGARFTLDAIPGKQMSIDADLSAGMIDDKTAQLRRRELEEESSFFGSMDGASKFVRGDAIAGLMITAINIVGGIAIGYFRHDMGMGEAADVFIKLSVGDGLVTQIPALIVSLAAGLLVSKGGTRGSADQAVFGQLGAYPRALYVAAFLLVMLALMPGLPMFPFITLAGCMAALAYVIPMQHKRRLAEAEAEKQMVEAEKVEEEKNSVKASLATAEIELLIGKQLSTRLLATHQELAFRMAKMRKKFATQYGFVVPEVRLTDDFSIPPKSYQIKIHGTVVAEYQMRVGEIMVLLGSRDLPDIPGEEVREPAFGMRAFSVLDSFSEDLKREQFTFADNMSVLLTHLSEVIRNNLPQLLSYKDMKALLERQDPEYRKLADEICSSHITYPGLQAVLKLLLAERVSIRNLHLIIEAIAEISPHVRRTEQIVEHVRIRMAQQICGDLSEGGALKVLRLGNRWDLAFHQSLKRDAKGEVREFDIDPRQLEEFGQDASKAIRTHLEAGERFVLVTAPDARPYVRMIIERLFPTLPVLSHVEIAKGVELRVLGTIS; via the coding sequence ATGGCGATCAGCGAAACCATCTCGGGCACTGGCAGCGCGACCAAGAGCGGTCGCGACGTCTTCTTCGCCCTTGGCATCATCGTCATCCTGGCGGTGCTGTTCCTGCCAATCCCGGCCTTCCTGATCGATATCGGCCTCGCCTTCTCCATCGCCATCTCGGTCCTGATCCTGATGGTGGCGCTGTGGATCCAGCGACCACTCGACTTCTCGTCGTTCCCGACTGTCCTGCTGATCGCGACGATGCTGCGCCTGTCGCTCAACATCGCCACCACGCGCATGATCCTGTCGCACGGCAACGAGGGCACCCACGCCGCCGGCTACGTCATCTCGGGTTTCTCCAACCTGGTGATGTCCGGCGACTTCGTCATCGGTCTGATCGTCTTCCTGATCCTCATCGTGGTGAACTTCATCGTCATCACCAAGGGTGCGACGCGTATCGCCGAAGTCGGCGCGCGCTTCACCCTCGACGCCATCCCCGGCAAGCAGATGTCGATCGACGCCGACCTGTCGGCCGGCATGATCGACGACAAGACGGCGCAGCTGCGCCGCCGCGAACTCGAGGAGGAAAGCTCCTTCTTCGGCTCCATGGACGGTGCCTCGAAATTCGTCCGCGGCGACGCCATCGCCGGCCTGATGATCACCGCCATCAACATCGTCGGCGGCATCGCCATCGGCTACTTCCGTCACGACATGGGCATGGGCGAAGCCGCTGACGTGTTCATCAAGCTGTCGGTCGGCGACGGTCTCGTCACCCAGATCCCGGCCCTCATCGTCTCGCTCGCCGCCGGCCTGCTCGTCTCCAAGGGTGGCACCCGCGGCTCGGCCGACCAGGCTGTGTTCGGTCAGCTCGGCGCCTATCCCCGCGCCCTGTATGTCGCGGCCTTCCTGCTGGTCATGCTGGCCCTGATGCCCGGCCTGCCGATGTTTCCCTTCATCACGCTCGCCGGTTGCATGGCGGCACTGGCCTACGTCATCCCGATGCAGCACAAGCGCCGCCTGGCCGAGGCCGAGGCCGAAAAGCAGATGGTCGAGGCCGAGAAAGTCGAGGAAGAGAAGAATTCGGTGAAGGCATCGCTCGCCACCGCCGAGATCGAGCTCCTGATCGGCAAGCAGCTGTCGACGCGCCTGCTCGCCACCCACCAGGAACTCGCCTTCCGCATGGCCAAGATGCGCAAGAAGTTCGCCACCCAATACGGCTTCGTCGTGCCGGAGGTGCGCCTTACCGACGACTTCTCGATCCCGCCCAAGAGCTATCAGATCAAGATCCACGGCACCGTCGTCGCCGAATACCAGATGCGCGTCGGCGAGATCATGGTGCTGCTCGGTTCACGCGACTTGCCCGACATTCCGGGCGAGGAAGTGCGCGAGCCGGCTTTCGGCATGCGCGCGTTCTCGGTGCTCGACTCCTTCTCCGAGGATCTCAAGCGCGAACAGTTCACCTTCGCCGACAACATGTCGGTGCTGCTCACTCACCTGTCCGAGGTGATCCGCAACAACCTGCCGCAGCTGCTGTCCTACAAGGACATGAAGGCGCTGCTCGAGCGCCAGGATCCCGAATACCGCAAGCTCGCCGACGAGATCTGCTCATCGCACATCACCTATCCGGGGCTCCAGGCGGTGCTCAAGCTGCTGCTCGCCGAGCGCGTCTCGATCCGCAACCTCCACCTCATCATCGAGGCGATCGCCGAAATCTCGCCGCATGTGCGCCGCACCGAGCAGATCGTCGAACATGTCCGCATCCGCATGGCCCAGCAGATCTGCGGCGACCTCAGCGAAGGCGGCGCGCTCAAGGTGCTGCGTCTCGGCAACCGCTGGGACCTCGCTTTCCACCAGAGCCTCAAGCGCGACGCCAAGGGCGAGGTGCGCGAGTTCGACATCGACCCGCGCCAGCTCGAGGAGTTTGGCCAGGACGCCTCGAAGGCGATCCGCACCCATCTCGAGGCGGGCGAACGCTTCGTCCTCGTCACCGCGCCCGACGCGCGTCCTTACGTCCGCATGATCATCGAGCGCCTGTTCCCCACCCTTCCGGTGCTCAGCCATGTCGAGATCGCCAAGGGCGTCGAACTGCGCGTGCTCGGAACCATCTCATGA
- a CDS encoding amidase, with the protein MLVTSDPFNAFLDVPQTTVPNKESGSLAGLRLAVKDIYDVAGFVTGCGNPDRAAKGHLVERTAPSVQLILEAGARFVGKTQTDELAFSLMGQNAHFPHPINPAAPDRVTGGSSSGSAAAVAAGLADIAIGSDTGGSIRAPASFCGLIGLRTTHGLISLDGTMKLSPSLDTFGWFARDIDVYETVAKVLVAKDTHGGSLTRPIRLEALDALPLDEAEASEYGRMCKLAEKAVGTISTAAPLSQSSDELYWSFRRIQAYEAWQEHGAWIASGDRHLGPGVKDRFEFGRTIELATYAAETEKRGRFRRELAGLLGDDGILVMPTVPGAAPMADGTNDDLLAYRERALRLLCLSGLSGFPQITLPFGKVDGAPFGLSLLGPAGSDLALVQLARKILEASGK; encoded by the coding sequence ATGCTCGTGACGTCCGATCCTTTCAACGCTTTCCTCGATGTTCCGCAAACCACTGTTCCCAATAAGGAATCCGGCAGTCTCGCAGGCCTGCGCCTCGCGGTGAAGGACATCTACGACGTCGCCGGCTTCGTCACCGGTTGCGGCAACCCGGATAGGGCGGCCAAGGGCCATCTCGTCGAAAGGACCGCCCCGTCGGTGCAGTTGATTCTCGAAGCCGGCGCGCGATTCGTCGGCAAGACCCAGACGGACGAACTTGCCTTCTCGCTGATGGGCCAGAACGCGCACTTCCCCCACCCGATCAATCCTGCCGCTCCCGACCGCGTCACCGGCGGCTCGTCATCGGGCTCGGCCGCCGCCGTCGCAGCCGGCCTTGCCGACATCGCCATCGGCTCCGACACCGGCGGCTCGATCCGCGCACCTGCCAGCTTCTGCGGCCTCATCGGCTTGCGCACCACCCACGGGCTGATCTCGCTCGACGGCACGATGAAGCTCTCCCCAAGCCTCGACACGTTCGGCTGGTTTGCCCGCGACATCGACGTCTATGAAACTGTTGCGAAGGTTCTGGTTGCCAAGGACACGCATGGCGGCAGTCTCACCCGGCCGATCAGGCTCGAGGCGCTCGACGCCCTGCCGTTGGACGAAGCCGAAGCTTCCGAATACGGCCGCATGTGCAAGCTGGCCGAAAAGGCCGTCGGTACGATCTCGACCGCAGCTCCGCTCAGCCAGTCCTCCGACGAGCTCTACTGGAGCTTCCGCCGGATCCAGGCCTACGAGGCCTGGCAGGAGCATGGCGCCTGGATCGCGTCCGGCGACCGCCATCTCGGCCCGGGCGTCAAGGATCGCTTCGAATTCGGCCGCACGATCGAGTTGGCGACCTATGCCGCCGAGACGGAAAAGCGCGGGCGGTTCCGCCGGGAACTTGCCGGCCTGCTCGGCGACGACGGCATCCTGGTGATGCCCACCGTGCCGGGCGCAGCCCCCATGGCCGACGGCACCAACGACGACCTTCTCGCCTATCGCGAGCGGGCGCTACGGCTGCTCTGCCTTTCGGGCCTGTCGGGCTTCCCGCAGATCACACTGCCGTTCGGCAAGGTCGATGGCGCCCCGTTCGGCCTGTCGCTGCTCGGCCCCGCCGGCAGCGACCTCGCACTCGTGCAACTGGCGCGCAAGATCCTGGAAGCTTCCGGCAAGTAG
- the flbT gene encoding flagellar biosynthesis repressor FlbT, with product MKNTLKISLKANEKIYLNGAVIRADRKVSLELLNDVQFLLESHVIQPEQASTPLRQLYFILQIMLMDPIGAADAREMFRRSLPLLLATFEDPEILANLKQVDRLVAEDHVYEALKTIRSLYPIEKRVMAGNDQPEPSRAIAGGTF from the coding sequence ATGAAAAACACGCTGAAGATTTCCTTGAAGGCCAACGAGAAGATCTACCTGAACGGCGCAGTCATCCGGGCCGACCGCAAGGTCTCGCTCGAATTGCTCAACGACGTGCAGTTCCTGCTCGAAAGCCACGTCATCCAGCCCGAGCAGGCCTCGACGCCGCTGCGCCAGCTCTACTTCATCTTGCAGATCATGCTGATGGATCCGATCGGCGCTGCAGATGCGCGCGAAATGTTCCGACGCTCGCTGCCGCTGCTGCTCGCCACCTTCGAGGATCCCGAGATCCTCGCGAACCTCAAGCAGGTCGACCGCCTCGTCGCCGAAGACCACGTCTACGAGGCGCTCAAGACCATCCGTTCGCTCTACCCAATCGAAAAGCGCGTCATGGCGGGCAATGACCAGCCGGAGCCGTCACGCGCCATCGCCGGAGGCACCTTCTGA
- a CDS encoding rod-binding protein: protein MAISPPSDIVLDVAKAVEPSGVQAARAALVNRTNNVAGAFSLGEAAFGAGASRQPDKAAPDAGMKRFEAMVLQTFIENMMPKNTESVYGKGMAGDMWKSMMAEQMANATADAGGIGIARSLMRDHYMKNDKAVSVGVVTGGPDQAALDQQASQTTAMLQEMQRKMVQSLGGGEAGSATDTDRRG, encoded by the coding sequence TTGGCCATCTCCCCCCCAAGCGACATTGTTCTGGACGTTGCCAAGGCCGTAGAGCCGTCGGGCGTCCAGGCCGCGCGCGCCGCTTTGGTCAACCGTACCAACAACGTCGCTGGCGCCTTCTCGCTCGGCGAGGCGGCTTTCGGCGCGGGCGCCTCGCGCCAGCCGGACAAGGCAGCTCCTGATGCCGGCATGAAGCGTTTCGAAGCGATGGTGCTTCAGACCTTCATCGAGAACATGATGCCGAAGAACACCGAGAGTGTTTACGGCAAGGGCATGGCTGGCGACATGTGGAAGTCGATGATGGCCGAGCAGATGGCCAATGCCACCGCCGACGCCGGTGGCATCGGCATCGCCAGGTCGCTCATGCGTGACCACTATATGAAGAACGACAAGGCGGTTTCCGTCGGCGTCGTGACCGGTGGTCCCGACCAGGCCGCGCTCGATCAGCAGGCGAGCCAGACGACCGCCATGCTCCAGGAAATGCAACGGAAGATGGTCCAGTCGCTCGGAGGCGGCGAGGCCGGCTCCGCAACTGACACAGATCGTAGAGGGTAA
- the flaF gene encoding flagellar biosynthesis regulator FlaF produces MYQFSYADIQTDSVADAKDRERQLLSRSIDLLTRASAGGVNSMDAIEALNFTNRVWTSLLDDLGNPDNALPKELRANLISIGLWILREAEDLRQGRTESFEGLIEVSQIIRDGIQ; encoded by the coding sequence ATGTATCAATTTTCCTATGCCGATATTCAGACCGACTCCGTCGCCGATGCGAAGGACCGCGAACGCCAGTTGCTCAGCCGCTCGATCGATCTGCTGACCCGGGCAAGTGCCGGCGGCGTCAATTCCATGGACGCCATCGAGGCGCTCAACTTCACCAACCGCGTCTGGACCTCGCTGCTCGACGATCTGGGCAATCCCGACAATGCGCTCCCCAAGGAGCTGCGCGCCAACCTCATCTCGATCGGCCTGTGGATCCTGCGCGAGGCCGAAGACCTGCGCCAGGGCCGCACTGAAAGTTTCGAAGGCCTGATCGAGGTTTCGCAGATCATTCGCGACGGCATCCAATGA
- a CDS encoding MFS transporter: MDDHKIEQGSALEPFKHGIFRSVWFASLASNFGGLIQSVGAAWLMTSISSSSDMVALVQASITLPIMMFSLVSGALADSYDRRRVMLTAQCFMLAVSALLTLVAYLGLITPWLLLGFTFLIGCGTALNNPSWQASVGDMVPRPVMPAAVALNSMGFNMTRSVGPAIGGIIVATAGAAAAFAVNTLSYFALIFVLFRWRPQYPKSTLPRETLGQAMGAGLRYVIMSPNIGKVLLRSFTFGFTAVAIQALLPLVARDLVAGGPLTYGIMLGAFGIGAVGGALISGRIRRSMSSEAIVRSAFLGFALSSWIAAWSTYAWLTSAGLLIGGACWVLALSHFNISVQMSTPRWVVGRALSIYQMATFGGMAFGAWVWGVIADGHGASTALVIAGLTMLIGAAIGFLLPLPEHTVLNLDPLNRFREPHLALDVQPRSGPVTITIEFIIREEDVPAFLQAMAERRRVRRRDGARHWTLSRDLENPEIWIETYHTPTWLEYVRHNHRATHADAEIGDTLRALHSGAQPPRVRRTIERPTSLAATLVTPKGPIDLH, encoded by the coding sequence ATGGACGACCACAAGATCGAGCAGGGTTCGGCCCTCGAGCCATTCAAGCACGGCATCTTCCGCTCGGTCTGGTTTGCAAGCCTCGCCTCGAATTTCGGCGGCCTCATCCAGTCGGTGGGTGCTGCCTGGCTGATGACCTCGATTTCCAGCTCCTCCGACATGGTGGCGCTGGTCCAGGCATCGATCACCTTGCCGATCATGATGTTTTCGCTCGTCTCAGGAGCGCTCGCCGACAGCTACGACCGGCGCCGCGTCATGCTGACGGCCCAGTGCTTCATGCTTGCCGTTTCGGCGCTGCTGACCTTGGTTGCCTATCTCGGCCTGATCACCCCGTGGCTGCTGCTCGGCTTCACCTTCCTCATCGGCTGCGGCACCGCCCTCAACAACCCCTCCTGGCAGGCATCCGTCGGCGACATGGTGCCCCGCCCGGTCATGCCGGCGGCGGTGGCACTCAACTCGATGGGCTTCAACATGACGCGCAGCGTCGGCCCGGCCATCGGCGGCATCATCGTCGCAACGGCCGGTGCGGCGGCGGCCTTCGCCGTCAACACGCTGAGCTACTTCGCCCTCATCTTCGTCCTGTTCCGCTGGCGTCCGCAGTACCCCAAGAGCACGCTGCCGCGCGAAACCCTCGGCCAGGCGATGGGCGCCGGGCTGCGCTATGTCATCATGTCGCCGAACATCGGCAAGGTGCTGCTGCGGAGCTTCACCTTCGGCTTCACAGCCGTCGCCATCCAGGCGCTGCTGCCGCTCGTTGCCCGCGACCTCGTCGCCGGCGGGCCACTGACCTACGGCATCATGCTCGGCGCCTTCGGCATCGGCGCCGTCGGCGGCGCGCTCATCAGCGGCCGCATCCGTCGCAGCATGAGCAGCGAGGCGATCGTGCGCTCCGCCTTCCTCGGCTTCGCCTTGTCGAGCTGGATCGCCGCCTGGAGCACCTATGCCTGGCTCACCAGCGCCGGCCTGCTCATCGGCGGCGCCTGCTGGGTTCTGGCGCTGTCGCATTTCAACATCTCGGTACAGATGTCGACGCCACGCTGGGTCGTCGGCCGGGCGCTGTCGATCTACCAGATGGCGACCTTCGGCGGCATGGCCTTCGGCGCCTGGGTCTGGGGTGTCATCGCCGACGGCCATGGTGCATCGACGGCGCTGGTCATTGCCGGCCTGACCATGCTCATCGGTGCGGCCATCGGCTTCCTCCTGCCGCTGCCCGAGCACACCGTACTCAATCTCGACCCGCTCAACCGCTTCCGCGAGCCGCATCTGGCGCTTGACGTCCAGCCGCGCAGCGGCCCCGTCACCATCACTATCGAGTTCATCATCCGCGAAGAGGATGTTCCGGCCTTCCTGCAGGCGATGGCCGAGCGCCGCCGCGTCCGTCGCCGCGACGGCGCTCGCCACTGGACATTGTCACGCGACCTGGAAAATCCGGAAATCTGGATCGAGACCTACCACACCCCGACCTGGCTCGAATATGTCCGGCACAATCATCGCGCCACTCATGCCGACGCCGAGATCGGCGACACGCTGCGGGCGCTCCACAGCGGCGCCCAGCCGCCACGCGTCCGCCGCACCATCGAACGCCCGACCAGCCTTGCAGCGACCCTCGTCACCCCCAAGGGGCCCATCGACCTGCATTGA
- the fliQ gene encoding flagellar biosynthesis protein FliQ: MNEADALDLVQYAIWTVLTASGPAVAAAMLIGVGIALIQALTQIQEITLTFVPKIVAILLVTAVTGPFIGAQISSFTNVIFERIQTGF, translated from the coding sequence GTGAACGAGGCCGATGCCCTCGATCTGGTCCAGTATGCCATCTGGACGGTGCTGACCGCGTCCGGCCCTGCGGTGGCCGCCGCGATGCTGATCGGCGTCGGCATCGCCCTCATCCAGGCGCTGACCCAGATCCAGGAAATCACGCTGACCTTCGTGCCCAAGATCGTCGCCATCCTTTTGGTGACGGCCGTGACCGGTCCCTTCATCGGCGCCCAGATCTCCTCATTCACCAACGTCATCTTCGAGCGCATCCAGACGGGCTTCTGA
- a CDS encoding SCP2 sterol-binding domain-containing protein — translation MSIQAVADQIKSKVESSGFDRSVKFDTGSDGVIVIDGGTLSTTDGPADCTIKLSLDNLESLISGDLNPTMAFMTGKIKVEGDMTVAMGLSKLLG, via the coding sequence ATGAGCATTCAGGCAGTCGCAGACCAGATCAAGTCGAAGGTGGAAAGCTCGGGCTTCGACCGCTCGGTCAAGTTCGACACCGGTTCCGACGGCGTCATCGTCATCGACGGCGGCACGCTGTCGACCACCGACGGCCCGGCCGACTGCACCATCAAGCTGTCGCTCGACAATCTCGAGTCGCTGATTTCGGGCGACCTGAACCCGACGATGGCGTTCATGACCGGCAAGATCAAGGTCGAGGGCGACATGACTGTCGCCATGGGCCTGAGCAAGTTGCTCGGCTGA
- a CDS encoding thioredoxin family protein yields MSTSGNGQNGARSGMAKPSIVSREAWEDARKQLLVKEKLHTRAGDALAAERRRMPWMAVEKNYTFEAPGGKVSLLDLFAGRRQLIVYRAFYEPGVYGWPDHACRGCSMVADQIAHVAHLNARDTTLVLASRAPQADIAGLKARMGWKMPWVTITDGFDADFGVDEWHGTNVFYRDEDGRIFRTYFLNNRGDEQMGGTWSYLDVTPLGRQELWEDSPEGYPQTPTYKWWNWHDSYVADAAPDQRWVEISDAGEAAFREQSAKS; encoded by the coding sequence ATGAGCACATCAGGGAACGGCCAGAATGGCGCACGAAGCGGGATGGCCAAGCCGTCAATCGTGTCGCGCGAGGCATGGGAAGACGCGCGCAAGCAGTTGCTGGTGAAGGAAAAGCTGCATACCCGCGCGGGCGATGCGCTTGCCGCCGAGCGCCGGCGGATGCCGTGGATGGCTGTCGAGAAAAACTACACCTTCGAAGCGCCGGGCGGAAAGGTCAGCCTGCTCGACCTTTTCGCCGGCCGGCGCCAGCTGATCGTCTACCGCGCCTTCTACGAACCCGGCGTCTATGGCTGGCCCGACCATGCCTGCCGTGGCTGCTCGATGGTGGCCGACCAGATCGCCCATGTCGCCCACCTGAATGCCCGCGACACCACGCTGGTCCTGGCCTCGCGCGCGCCGCAGGCCGACATTGCGGGGCTCAAGGCACGCATGGGCTGGAAGATGCCGTGGGTGACGATCACCGACGGCTTCGACGCGGATTTCGGCGTCGACGAGTGGCACGGCACCAACGTCTTCTACCGCGATGAGGACGGCCGGATATTCCGCACCTACTTCCTCAACAACCGTGGCGACGAACAGATGGGCGGGACCTGGAGCTATCTCGACGTCACCCCGCTCGGGCGGCAGGAGCTGTGGGAGGACTCGCCCGAAGGTTATCCGCAGACGCCGACCTACAAATGGTGGAACTGGCACGACAGCTATGTCGCCGATGCGGCGCCCGACCAGAGATGGGTCGAGATTTCGGATGCCGGAGAGGCGGCCTTTCGCGAGCAGAGCGCCAAGTCATGA